Proteins co-encoded in one Armatimonadota bacterium genomic window:
- a CDS encoding copper resistance protein CopC: MRNDRRVWSVLAAAVAVLLWPGHAAGHAKLLRADPQPGSTVTAPPAHVRLVFALSPGEELDVQRSRISVWSSAGRRVDDGKGGVDLDDLDRRTLVARLLAIGPGTYTVRWQAVSAPDLGVAQGTYTFTVAAAGARALPPLRIVYPRNGAVVANPVTVVFETPADLSKMTVRHGTDMHGSTTAMPHLHIELDRRQDMPMLKHLVRVGPQRYRYVLGTVAPGRHVLRISWADAQHRTIKETVRTVTFTVR; the protein is encoded by the coding sequence ATGCGCAACGACAGGAGAGTTTGGAGCGTGCTGGCCGCAGCCGTGGCGGTGCTCCTCTGGCCCGGCCACGCTGCCGGCCATGCGAAGCTGCTGCGCGCCGACCCGCAGCCGGGCAGCACCGTGACGGCACCGCCCGCACACGTGCGCCTGGTGTTCGCGCTGAGCCCCGGCGAGGAGCTGGACGTGCAACGCAGCCGGATCAGCGTGTGGAGTAGCGCGGGGCGGCGTGTCGACGACGGGAAGGGCGGCGTGGACCTCGACGACCTGGACCGCCGGACCCTGGTGGCACGGTTGCTGGCCATCGGTCCGGGCACCTACACCGTGCGGTGGCAAGCGGTGTCGGCGCCCGACCTGGGCGTCGCCCAGGGCACCTACACGTTCACCGTGGCGGCGGCGGGCGCCAGGGCGCTGCCGCCGTTGCGGATCGTGTATCCCAGGAACGGCGCGGTCGTGGCCAACCCGGTGACCGTGGTCTTCGAGACGCCCGCGGACCTCTCGAAAATGACCGTGCGGCACGGGACGGATATGCACGGGTCCACGACCGCTATGCCGCACCTGCACATCGAGCTCGACCGTCGGCAGGACATGCCGATGCTCAAGCACCTGGTGCGGGTCGGCCCCCAGCGCTACCGGTACGTGCTGGGGACGGTGGCGCCCGGACGACACGTGCTTAGGATCTCCTGGGCGGACGCCCAGCACCGCACGATCAAGGAGACCGTCCGCACCGTGACGTTCACGGTGCGGTAG
- the moaA gene encoding GTP 3',8-cyclase MoaA: MRDQYGRPLTDLRVSLTDRCNLRCVYCMPEEGIVFRPPADLLQDDEAVLLIELAAELGVSKVRLTGGEPTVRAGIVPLVARIARIPGLVDIAMTTNGVLLETLARPLAAAGLTRVNVSLDTLHPEKFRRITRGGHVDRVLAGIAAAEAAGLRPIKLNAVVVRGFNDDDVVALAALTLEHAWEVRFIEVMPFGEVADVANAGIVTSEETMARIEAALGPLDPVDLSGTSPARTYRLRGALGDLGFISPVTQPFCASCGRIRLTADGRLRLCLLRDAEVDLLTPLRAGASRDEMKALFAAAAYRRPFGHALAERLYPRERVMIQIGG, from the coding sequence ATGCGCGACCAGTACGGTCGGCCCCTGACCGATCTCCGCGTGTCGCTGACGGACCGCTGCAACCTGCGGTGCGTCTACTGCATGCCGGAGGAGGGCATCGTCTTCCGCCCGCCGGCCGACCTCCTCCAGGACGACGAGGCGGTCCTGCTGATCGAACTGGCCGCGGAGCTGGGCGTCTCCAAGGTCCGGCTCACCGGCGGCGAGCCGACCGTCCGCGCAGGGATCGTGCCGCTGGTGGCCCGCATCGCGCGCATCCCCGGCCTTGTCGACATCGCCATGACCACCAACGGCGTGCTGCTGGAGACGCTGGCCCGCCCGCTGGCGGCGGCCGGGTTGACGCGGGTCAACGTGAGCCTCGACACCTTGCACCCCGAGAAGTTCCGGCGCATCACGCGGGGCGGACACGTCGACCGGGTGCTGGCCGGCATCGCGGCGGCGGAGGCGGCCGGCCTGCGGCCGATCAAGCTCAACGCCGTGGTGGTGCGCGGCTTCAACGACGACGACGTGGTCGCGCTGGCGGCGCTGACGCTGGAGCATGCCTGGGAGGTGCGCTTCATCGAAGTGATGCCCTTCGGGGAGGTCGCCGACGTGGCCAACGCCGGCATCGTGACCTCCGAGGAGACGATGGCGCGCATCGAGGCGGCGTTGGGGCCGCTGGACCCGGTGGACCTGTCGGGGACGAGCCCTGCCCGGACCTACCGCCTGCGCGGGGCGCTGGGCGACCTGGGCTTCATCAGCCCCGTCACCCAGCCCTTCTGCGCCAGCTGCGGCCGCATCCGCCTCACCGCCGACGGCCGGTTGCGGTTGTGCCTGCTCCGTGACGCCGAGGTTGACCTGCTCACGCCGCTGCGCGCGGGGGCCTCCCGGGACGAGATGAAGGCGCTCTTCGCCGCGGCGGCCTACCGGCGGCCGTTCGGCCACGCGCTGGCCGAGCGGCTGTACCCGCGGGAGCGCGTCATGATCCAGATCGGCGGCTGA
- the dnaG gene encoding DNA primase: MGRGLLTPEVKEEIRRRVDLVALVAQHAALKRAGRYYKGLCPFHQEKTPSFYVDPDRGLFHCFGCGAGGDLFDFVMRTGNLSFLEAAEELARRAGVPLETSPDAARQASERERLYRALDAAREYYETQLRGKDGERARAYLRRRGVAPEVARRFHLGYAPPGWERLLAALVHKGYEAGVLERAGLVAARQGGGHFDVFRDRLIFPIADLQERTVAFGGRALDDAQPVYLNSRESPVFTKGRVLYALPAARDAIRDAGEALVVEGYMDALACHQYGFRQAVASLGTALTADQVALLRRFASRVVLVYDSDQAGEAAAERGLAIFEDADIAARVVVLPEGEDPDSFLRRAGPEAFARLLDAALPMFDYRVERAQRRHDVKTREGKVALADEVLTVIQAVRNPVRQAEYLRALAERFDIPEDALRQRLRARARPGRAAAGGGGHEVLPGRDRAREQAERLLLHVMVQEPDRRRAVARALTAEAFATPAHRALAAALFGAPEADAVALREALDDEAAALLAHLALAPPPVTERDKERAIADALRYLTHVEPTAAERRRLWEALQAAQRSGNEEELRRLQAAYAQLIAASKRGS; this comes from the coding sequence ATGGGGCGGGGTCTGCTGACGCCAGAGGTCAAAGAGGAGATCCGCCGGCGGGTGGACCTCGTCGCGCTCGTCGCCCAGCACGCCGCGCTGAAGCGCGCCGGGCGGTACTACAAGGGCCTGTGTCCGTTCCACCAGGAGAAGACCCCGTCCTTCTACGTCGACCCGGACCGCGGCCTGTTCCACTGCTTCGGGTGCGGCGCCGGCGGCGACCTGTTCGACTTCGTGATGCGCACGGGCAACCTCTCGTTCCTGGAAGCCGCCGAGGAGCTGGCCCGGCGCGCCGGGGTACCCCTGGAGACCTCGCCGGACGCCGCGCGTCAGGCGTCCGAGCGCGAGCGGCTCTACCGTGCCCTGGACGCGGCGCGGGAGTACTACGAGACGCAGCTGCGGGGCAAGGATGGAGAGCGGGCACGGGCCTACCTGCGGCGGCGGGGGGTGGCGCCCGAGGTTGCCAGGCGGTTCCACCTGGGGTATGCCCCGCCGGGATGGGAACGCCTGCTGGCCGCGTTAGTACACAAGGGGTACGAGGCCGGGGTGCTGGAGCGCGCAGGCCTGGTGGCGGCCCGGCAGGGCGGCGGGCACTTCGACGTCTTTCGGGACCGGCTGATCTTCCCCATTGCCGACCTCCAGGAGCGCACCGTGGCCTTCGGCGGGCGTGCGCTCGACGACGCGCAGCCCGTCTACCTGAACTCGCGGGAGAGCCCGGTCTTCACCAAAGGCCGGGTGCTCTACGCCCTACCGGCGGCCCGTGACGCCATCCGTGACGCCGGGGAGGCGCTGGTGGTGGAGGGGTACATGGACGCCCTGGCCTGTCACCAGTACGGGTTCCGGCAGGCGGTCGCCTCGCTGGGGACGGCCCTGACCGCTGACCAGGTGGCGCTGCTGCGGCGGTTTGCGTCGCGGGTCGTCCTGGTCTACGACTCCGACCAGGCGGGCGAGGCCGCGGCCGAGCGGGGCCTGGCGATCTTCGAGGACGCCGACATAGCCGCCCGGGTCGTCGTGCTGCCCGAGGGCGAGGATCCTGACTCCTTCCTCCGGCGCGCGGGGCCTGAGGCGTTCGCGCGTCTGCTGGATGCCGCGCTGCCCATGTTCGACTACCGGGTGGAGCGGGCGCAGCGCCGCCACGACGTCAAGACCCGGGAAGGGAAGGTAGCCCTGGCCGACGAAGTGTTGACTGTTATTCAGGCCGTCAGGAACCCCGTCCGCCAGGCGGAGTACCTCCGCGCGCTGGCCGAGCGGTTCGACATTCCGGAGGACGCTCTGCGCCAGCGGTTGCGCGCGCGCGCGCGCCCCGGGCGGGCGGCCGCGGGCGGGGGCGGACACGAGGTGCTCCCGGGGCGGGACCGGGCACGGGAGCAAGCCGAGCGGCTGCTCCTGCACGTGATGGTGCAGGAGCCGGACCGGCGGCGCGCCGTGGCGCGCGCGCTCACCGCCGAGGCGTTCGCCACGCCGGCCCACCGCGCGCTGGCCGCTGCGCTGTTTGGGGCGCCCGAGGCGGATGCGGTCGCCCTCCGGGAGGCGCTGGACGACGAGGCCGCGGCGCTGCTGGCCCACCTGGCCCTGGCGCCGCCTCCGGTCACCGAACGGGACAAGGAGCGGGCCATCGCGGACGCGCTCCGCTACCTGACGCACGTCGAGCCGACGGCGGCCGAACGCCGGCGGCTGTGGGAGGCGCTGCAGGCCGCGCAGCGCAGCGGGAACGAGGAGGAGCTGCGCCGCCTCCAGGCGGCGTACGCACAGCTGATCGCGGCGTCGAAGCGTGGTTCGTAG
- a CDS encoding D-2-hydroxyacid dehydrogenase — MDEPRATGGSRDEVVVLVLVPVAERHVEMIRAVDPRVRVLCTTDRARAQQLAPQAEVIVGWQIPEPVRTAARRLRWVHAAAAGVDGLLFPEVLAGQVVLTSSVGAHTVALPEHVMAVILLFSRRLHVALRNQQARRWDRQAVVGEELAGKVLGILGLGAIGSALAARAAAFEMRVIGTKRTPAPVPHVAEVYGPEGTDDVLRAADYAVILLPLTAETRGLIDARRLRLMKRTAVLVNVGRGPIVQEAALIEALREGWIAGAALDVFEREPLPADSPLWGLENVVITPHVSGASPSYFDRVIPLFCENLRRYLAGAPLVNRVDPARGY; from the coding sequence ATGGATGAGCCCCGGGCGACCGGCGGGTCGCGCGACGAGGTGGTGGTCCTGGTGCTGGTCCCCGTGGCCGAGCGCCATGTGGAGATGATCCGGGCCGTGGACCCCCGCGTGCGCGTGCTGTGCACCACCGACCGGGCGCGGGCGCAGCAGCTCGCGCCCCAGGCCGAGGTCATCGTGGGCTGGCAGATCCCCGAGCCGGTGCGGACCGCGGCCCGGCGGTTGCGCTGGGTGCACGCCGCGGCCGCAGGCGTGGACGGGCTCCTGTTTCCGGAGGTGCTGGCCGGCCAGGTGGTGCTCACCAGCAGCGTCGGCGCTCACACGGTGGCGCTGCCCGAGCACGTCATGGCCGTGATCCTGCTGTTCAGCCGGCGGCTGCACGTGGCGCTGCGCAACCAGCAGGCGCGGCGCTGGGACCGCCAGGCGGTGGTGGGCGAGGAGCTGGCGGGCAAGGTGCTGGGCATCCTGGGCCTGGGCGCCATCGGCTCGGCGCTGGCGGCCCGTGCGGCGGCGTTCGAGATGCGGGTGATCGGGACCAAGCGCACGCCGGCTCCGGTGCCCCACGTGGCGGAGGTCTACGGGCCCGAGGGGACCGACGACGTGCTGCGGGCGGCCGACTACGCGGTGATCCTGCTGCCGCTGACGGCCGAGACGCGGGGGCTCATCGACGCCCGGCGTCTGCGCCTGATGAAACGCACCGCAGTGCTGGTCAACGTCGGGCGCGGGCCGATCGTGCAGGAGGCCGCGTTGATCGAAGCGTTGCGGGAGGGCTGGATCGCCGGCGCCGCGCTGGACGTGTTCGAGCGCGAGCCGCTGCCGGCGGACAGCCCACTGTGGGGGCTGGAGAACGTGGTGATCACGCCCCACGTCTCCGGCGCCTCTCCCAGCTACTTCGACCGCGTGATACCGTTGTTCTGCGAGAACCTTCGCCGCTATCTGGCCGGCGCGCCGCTGGTCAACCGCGTGGACCCGGCGCGCGGGTATTGA
- a CDS encoding cyclase family protein, which yields MCAPVVMEAVRREIRRRDLLRLAGTAAVTAAATRLVGAPEVLAAPMRRASRVQDLTHTLKPTFPSFSGQPVFKSDVAVSWKKDGYYALNVSYFEHIGTHMDAPAHFGERALKVHELPAATLIAPVAVIHIHERAARDHDTRVTADDIRRWERRYGRLPRGAAVFMHSGWESRVGSAQAFRNPDASGVMHFPGFHPDAVEFLLAERDVVGIGVDTLSLDHGPSKDFKVHTTWLPANRWGLENLANLARIPPAGATVFVGAPKVADGSGGPARVVALW from the coding sequence ATGTGTGCGCCCGTGGTCATGGAGGCCGTGCGCCGCGAGATCCGCCGCCGTGATCTCCTCCGCCTGGCCGGTACTGCCGCCGTCACCGCCGCCGCCACCCGCCTGGTCGGCGCTCCCGAGGTCCTCGCCGCGCCGATGCGGCGGGCCTCGCGCGTGCAGGACCTCACGCACACGCTCAAGCCCACGTTCCCGTCGTTCTCCGGCCAGCCCGTCTTCAAGTCCGACGTGGCGGTCTCGTGGAAGAAGGACGGCTACTACGCCCTCAACGTGTCGTACTTCGAGCACATCGGCACCCACATGGACGCGCCGGCGCACTTCGGCGAGCGTGCCCTCAAGGTGCACGAGCTCCCCGCCGCCACGCTGATCGCTCCCGTGGCGGTCATCCACATCCACGAGCGGGCGGCCCGGGACCACGACACGCGCGTGACGGCCGACGACATCCGGCGCTGGGAACGCCGCTACGGCCGGCTGCCCCGCGGCGCCGCGGTGTTCATGCACAGCGGCTGGGAGAGCCGGGTGGGTAGCGCGCAGGCCTTCCGGAACCCTGACGCCTCGGGCGTGATGCACTTCCCGGGGTTCCACCCCGACGCCGTGGAGTTTCTGCTGGCGGAGCGCGACGTGGTGGGCATCGGCGTGGACACGCTTAGCCTGGACCACGGCCCCTCGAAGGACTTCAAGGTCCACACCACCTGGCTGCCGGCGAACCGCTGGGGGCTGGAGAACCTGGCCAACCTGGCCAGGATCCCGCCGGCCGGTGCCACGGTCTTCGTGGGCGCCCCAAAGGTCGCCGATGGGTCGGGTGGGCCGGCGCGAGTGGTCGCGCTCTGGTAG
- the sigH gene encoding RNA polymerase sporulation sigma factor SigH encodes MALARRESPSYQDLADEDLVDYAKSGDDRAAEFLIGKYRNFVRVKAKAYFLIGADREDIIQEGMIGLYKAIRDFRRDKLSSFRAFAELCITRQIITAIKTATRQKHIPLNSYISLNKPIYDEDSDRTLLDVISSIKVSDPEELVINQEASATMRERIRKNLSELECKVLTAYLEGKSYQEMANELNRHVKSIDNALQRVKRKLERNLEGEEP; translated from the coding sequence GTGGCCCTCGCGCGACGGGAAAGCCCCAGCTACCAGGACCTCGCGGACGAAGATCTCGTAGACTACGCCAAGAGCGGCGACGACCGCGCCGCGGAGTTCCTGATCGGCAAGTACCGCAACTTCGTCCGCGTCAAGGCCAAGGCCTACTTCCTCATCGGCGCCGACCGCGAGGACATCATCCAGGAGGGGATGATCGGCCTCTACAAGGCGATCCGCGACTTCCGGCGCGACAAGCTGTCGTCGTTCCGGGCGTTCGCCGAGCTGTGCATCACCCGGCAGATCATCACGGCCATCAAGACCGCCACCCGGCAGAAGCACATCCCCCTGAACTCGTACATCTCGCTCAACAAGCCCATCTACGACGAGGACTCGGACCGCACGCTCCTGGACGTCATCAGCAGCATCAAGGTCTCGGATCCCGAGGAGCTGGTCATCAACCAGGAAGCCTCGGCCACCATGCGCGAGCGCATTCGCAAGAACCTCAGCGAGCTGGAGTGCAAGGTGCTGACGGCCTACCTGGAGGGGAAGTCCTACCAGGAGATGGCCAACGAGCTCAACCGGCACGTGAAGTCCATCGACAACGCCCTCCAGCGCGTCAAGCGCAAGCTCGAGCGCAACCTCGAGGGCGAGGAACCCTGA
- a CDS encoding cupredoxin domain-containing protein — protein sequence MSRLKKRSTLLLAVAAALALPVLAGAQIPRPAAVEVDMGEFTFRPSVIRLQAGRPAALILRNRGQIAHQLETDYLRTVAIRLVSAVLDVEMPGVDVVRLEPGGSARLEFLPRQKGRFAFACTIEGHREAGMHGVLEVR from the coding sequence GTGTCCCGGCTCAAGAAGCGCTCCACCCTACTGCTCGCCGTGGCTGCCGCGCTGGCGCTGCCCGTGCTCGCCGGCGCTCAGATCCCACGGCCGGCAGCCGTTGAGGTGGACATGGGCGAGTTCACCTTCCGCCCCAGCGTGATCCGCCTCCAGGCCGGCCGACCGGCTGCGCTGATCCTGCGCAACCGCGGCCAGATCGCCCACCAACTCGAGACGGACTACCTGCGCACGGTGGCCATCCGGCTCGTGAGCGCCGTGTTGGACGTAGAGATGCCCGGAGTCGACGTGGTCAGGCTGGAGCCGGGCGGATCAGCGCGCCTGGAGTTCCTCCCGCGCCAAAAGGGGCGCTTCGCTTTCGCGTGTACGATCGAGGGACACCGTGAGGCCGGGATGCACGGCGTGCTGGAGGTCCGGTAG
- the lysS gene encoding lysine--tRNA ligase: MWVDLLADEILKARPEAAHVVNDAKSPSGRVHVGSLRGVILHDCLARALRERGRAVEFLYGYDDYDPLDTVPAGQEALAPHLGRPLCDVPSPDPTAAPNFARYYADEFTAAFTRLGATPRVYWTSELYRSGAFDDAIRTALDRAQEIIELDRAISGSRKAERHPVQVICDACGRIGTTVVAAWDGREVAYECRLDKVTWATGCGHRGRRSPFGGGSKLQYVTEWAAKWVVLGVTVEAAGKDHMTRGGSYDRAAAIVQAIYGGRPPFSFGYEFFLVGGRKMRSSAGVGTPAAEFAALLRPDLARFAIVRPHYRQHVDFDPGGETIPALYDEFDRAAAAYVGRLDDPDLARSFHYARVDGAPPADAYRPRFLRVAHLCQMPGVDVAAAVAREKGSALTEADRHELELRVADARRWLRTYAPEAHRFEVQPTLPPAARTLTEDQRRFLAALIPAVEQAQDGQALHAAIHALKAQLGLTPKAAFGAIYLAFLGRDSGPQAGWFLAALDRAFVVQRLREAAGGVEAEQRHG, from the coding sequence GTGTGGGTTGACCTGCTGGCCGACGAGATCCTGAAGGCGCGCCCCGAGGCGGCGCACGTCGTCAACGACGCCAAGAGCCCGTCGGGGCGTGTCCACGTTGGGTCGCTGCGCGGCGTGATCCTGCACGACTGCCTGGCCAGGGCGTTGCGCGAGCGCGGCCGCGCCGTCGAGTTCCTCTACGGCTACGACGACTACGATCCGCTCGATACCGTGCCCGCGGGGCAGGAGGCGCTGGCGCCCCACCTGGGCCGGCCGCTGTGCGACGTGCCCTCGCCCGACCCGACGGCAGCGCCCAACTTTGCCCGGTACTACGCCGACGAGTTCACGGCGGCGTTCACGCGGCTGGGGGCGACTCCCCGGGTGTACTGGACCAGCGAGCTGTACCGCAGCGGCGCGTTCGACGACGCGATCCGCACGGCCCTGGACCGCGCCCAGGAGATCATCGAGCTCGACCGGGCCATCAGCGGCAGCCGCAAGGCCGAGCGCCACCCCGTCCAGGTGATCTGCGACGCCTGTGGCCGCATCGGCACCACGGTGGTCGCGGCGTGGGACGGGCGCGAGGTGGCGTACGAGTGTCGCCTCGACAAGGTCACGTGGGCCACCGGGTGCGGCCACCGCGGTCGCCGCTCGCCGTTTGGTGGGGGCAGCAAGCTGCAGTACGTCACGGAGTGGGCGGCCAAGTGGGTCGTGCTGGGCGTCACCGTCGAGGCCGCCGGGAAGGACCACATGACGCGCGGGGGCAGCTACGACCGTGCCGCCGCCATCGTGCAGGCCATCTACGGCGGCCGGCCGCCCTTCTCGTTCGGGTACGAGTTCTTCCTGGTCGGCGGCCGGAAGATGCGGTCGAGCGCGGGGGTCGGGACCCCGGCGGCCGAGTTCGCGGCACTGCTGCGCCCCGACCTGGCGCGCTTTGCCATCGTGCGGCCCCACTACCGGCAGCACGTGGACTTCGATCCCGGCGGCGAGACCATCCCGGCCCTGTACGACGAGTTCGACCGGGCGGCGGCGGCCTACGTCGGCCGGCTCGACGACCCGGACCTGGCGCGGTCGTTCCACTACGCGCGGGTGGACGGCGCGCCGCCCGCCGACGCCTACCGCCCGCGGTTCCTGCGCGTGGCCCATCTGTGCCAGATGCCCGGCGTCGACGTCGCGGCGGCGGTCGCGCGGGAGAAGGGCAGCGCGCTCACGGAGGCCGATCGCCACGAGCTGGAGCTCCGGGTGGCGGACGCGCGCCGGTGGCTGCGCACGTACGCGCCCGAGGCCCACCGCTTCGAGGTGCAGCCCACCCTGCCGCCGGCGGCGCGCACGCTCACCGAGGACCAGCGGCGGTTCCTGGCAGCGCTGATTCCCGCGGTGGAGCAGGCGCAAGACGGGCAGGCCCTCCACGCGGCCATCCACGCCCTCAAGGCGCAGCTGGGGCTGACGCCCAAGGCCGCGTTCGGTGCCATCTACCTGGCGTTCCTGGGCAGGGACTCGGGGCCCCAGGCCGGCTGGTTCCTGGCCGCCCTGGACCGAGCGTTCGTCGTCCAGCGGCTCCGCGAGGCCGCGGGCGGGGTGGAGGCCGAGCAGCGGCATGGATGA
- the fusA gene encoding elongation factor G: MKRYSADRIRTVAVVGHGGTGKTTLVEAMLFQAGAIDRMGRVDDGTTTTDFDPEEIRRKHTIYAAIAPLEWADSKLNLLDAPGYPDFIGEVVGALRVADAALVVVDASAGVQVQTEACWALAERRGLPRLVVVNRLDRENASFARALESLRARFGARVVPVQLPVGAEAGVRGVVDLATMTAHVMVDGQERVDEVPADLREAAAAARDALVEAAAESEDALVERYLEAGTLTDEELTRGLLAGVRTGRIVPVLAAAGARRVGVAQLLSAMVRLLPSAAATRVVGRHPRSDDEVVLEGNEQGPLAALVFKTMADPYVGRLSYFRVYSGVLASDSQVLNATRDKLERIGQLYQVRGKHQEATAQVPAGDLGAVAKLAETMTGDTLCARDHPVRLAPIEFPAPAIAMAIEPKSKADEDKMGAALHRLAEEDPTFHVHRDAELKQTVISGMGESHLEIMADRLRRKFGVDVTLRPPRVPYRETVRGKAQAQGRYVKQTGGRGQYGVCFIEIEPLPRGAGFEFVDKIFGGAIPNQFIPSVEKGVRKALEEGILAGYPVVDVRVTLFDGKYHEVDSSDIAFQLAGALAVKEAATQAGLILLEPILDLAVRVPEELMGDIIGDLNAKRARIQGMEPQGDGTTVIKAQVPQAEVLRYASDLRSITGGRGSFTATFSHYEPVPAHIAERVAAEARRQKEEAESHRA; the protein is encoded by the coding sequence TTGAAGCGCTACAGTGCGGACCGCATTCGGACCGTGGCGGTCGTCGGCCACGGCGGCACCGGGAAGACCACGCTCGTCGAGGCGATGCTCTTCCAGGCCGGCGCCATCGACCGGATGGGCCGGGTGGACGACGGCACGACCACGACGGACTTCGACCCGGAGGAGATCCGCCGCAAGCACACCATCTACGCCGCCATTGCGCCGCTGGAGTGGGCCGACAGCAAGCTGAACCTGCTGGACGCCCCAGGCTATCCCGACTTCATCGGTGAGGTCGTCGGCGCGTTGCGCGTGGCGGACGCAGCGCTGGTGGTCGTCGACGCCTCCGCCGGGGTCCAGGTGCAGACCGAGGCGTGCTGGGCGCTGGCGGAGAGGCGCGGCCTACCCCGCCTGGTGGTGGTGAACCGGCTGGACCGCGAGAACGCCAGCTTCGCGCGCGCCCTGGAGTCGCTGCGGGCGCGCTTCGGCGCGCGGGTGGTGCCGGTCCAGCTGCCGGTGGGTGCCGAGGCCGGCGTGCGCGGTGTGGTGGACCTGGCGACGATGACGGCCCACGTGATGGTCGACGGGCAGGAGCGCGTCGACGAGGTACCGGCCGACCTGCGCGAGGCCGCCGCCGCCGCCCGCGATGCGCTGGTGGAAGCCGCGGCCGAGAGCGAGGACGCGCTGGTCGAGCGCTACCTGGAGGCCGGGACCCTGACCGACGAGGAGCTGACCCGGGGCCTGCTGGCGGGCGTGCGGACGGGCAGGATCGTGCCGGTGCTGGCCGCGGCGGGCGCGCGCAGGGTGGGGGTCGCGCAGCTGCTGAGCGCGATGGTGCGCCTGCTGCCGTCCGCGGCCGCCACCCGCGTCGTCGGGCGGCATCCCCGCAGCGACGACGAGGTGGTGTTGGAGGGCAACGAGCAGGGGCCGCTGGCGGCCCTGGTGTTCAAGACCATGGCCGACCCCTACGTCGGCCGGCTGTCGTACTTCCGGGTCTACAGCGGCGTGCTGGCGTCCGACTCGCAGGTGCTGAACGCCACCCGCGACAAGCTCGAGCGGATCGGGCAGCTCTACCAGGTCCGGGGCAAGCACCAGGAGGCGACGGCCCAGGTTCCTGCCGGCGACCTCGGCGCCGTGGCCAAGCTCGCCGAGACCATGACCGGCGACACGCTGTGCGCGCGCGACCACCCCGTGCGCCTGGCGCCCATCGAGTTCCCCGCGCCGGCCATCGCCATGGCGATCGAGCCCAAGAGCAAGGCCGACGAGGACAAGATGGGGGCAGCGCTGCACCGCCTCGCCGAGGAGGACCCGACGTTCCACGTGCACCGCGACGCCGAGCTGAAGCAGACCGTGATTTCCGGGATGGGCGAGTCGCACCTGGAGATCATGGCCGACCGCCTGCGCCGCAAGTTCGGCGTGGACGTGACGCTGCGGCCGCCCCGTGTGCCGTACCGGGAGACGGTCCGCGGGAAGGCACAGGCCCAGGGGCGCTACGTCAAGCAGACCGGCGGGCGCGGGCAGTACGGTGTGTGCTTTATCGAGATCGAGCCGCTGCCGCGCGGGGCCGGGTTCGAGTTCGTGGACAAGATCTTCGGCGGGGCGATCCCCAACCAGTTCATCCCCAGCGTGGAGAAGGGCGTGCGCAAGGCGCTGGAGGAGGGAATCCTGGCGGGCTATCCGGTGGTGGACGTGCGCGTCACGCTGTTCGACGGGAAGTACCACGAGGTCGACTCGTCCGACATCGCCTTCCAGCTGGCAGGCGCCCTGGCCGTGAAGGAGGCGGCCACGCAGGCAGGGCTGATCCTGCTGGAGCCGATTCTCGACCTGGCCGTGCGGGTGCCCGAGGAGCTCATGGGCGACATCATCGGCGACCTCAACGCCAAGCGCGCGCGCATCCAGGGCATGGAGCCCCAGGGGGACGGGACGACCGTGATCAAGGCGCAGGTCCCGCAGGCCGAGGTGCTGCGGTACGCGTCCGACCTGCGCTCGATCACCGGCGGCCGCGGCTCGTTCACGGCGACGTTCTCCCACTACGAACCGGTGCCGGCCCACATCGCCGAGCGGGTGGCGGCCGAGGCCAGGCGGCAGAAGGAAGAGGCGGAGAGCCACCGGGCATAG
- a CDS encoding HU family DNA-binding protein: MNKEELVERVAEQTGATKKDVATILNAALDLMAAELRRGAKVTLVGFGTFTVRTRRAREGRNPQTGARIHIPARNVPAFTPGKDLKARVNG; encoded by the coding sequence ATGAACAAGGAGGAACTGGTCGAGCGGGTCGCCGAGCAGACCGGCGCCACCAAGAAGGACGTCGCGACCATCCTCAACGCTGCCCTCGACCTGATGGCGGCCGAGCTGCGGCGGGGCGCGAAGGTCACGCTGGTCGGCTTCGGCACGTTCACGGTCCGCACGCGCAGGGCGCGCGAGGGCCGCAACCCCCAGACCGGCGCCCGCATCCACATCCCTGCCAGGAACGTGCCGGCGTTCACGCCGGGGAAGGACCTCAAGGCCAGGGTCAACGGGTAG